The following are encoded in a window of Vibrio sp. SCSIO 43136 genomic DNA:
- a CDS encoding LysR family transcriptional regulator, giving the protein MTPYSNLPYSHNALKVFESVARLMSFTKAADELHVTQSAVSRQIKQLEDELNATLVVRKHRAIELTAKGKDLYEVLRKNFHELETLFKRWQKPDKQRIVIKSSLSFATRILLTKVSELNERYPDYEIVIIPSIEENPELSSEDCDLLIINTLNYQRYINHPNVTFMRDEYMAPVYAKSLREDEISLDDVLVLPHLHATLDHLDWKLWFSQAELKGTKVGRDTVFFSLDLALSACLSGQGVTVTDLLLVLPELKRGFLACPEKIILQHSQWKYLCYQGNQSAIISEIYDWLMAQTRSERDQLRQLCDEMNWDYSSVSL; this is encoded by the coding sequence TTAAAAGTATTTGAATCGGTTGCTCGCCTTATGAGCTTTACTAAGGCGGCGGATGAACTGCACGTCACGCAAAGTGCCGTAAGCCGACAAATCAAACAACTTGAGGATGAGTTAAACGCAACCTTAGTGGTGCGTAAGCACCGAGCTATTGAGCTGACTGCTAAAGGCAAAGATCTCTATGAGGTGTTACGAAAAAACTTCCACGAACTCGAAACGTTATTTAAGCGATGGCAAAAACCCGACAAGCAACGAATCGTGATTAAAAGTTCATTGAGCTTTGCGACCCGCATCTTGCTTACCAAGGTTTCAGAATTGAATGAACGCTACCCTGACTACGAAATAGTGATCATTCCATCGATTGAGGAAAACCCAGAGCTGTCTAGCGAAGATTGTGATTTACTGATCATAAATACCCTTAACTATCAGCGTTATATCAACCATCCCAATGTAACCTTTATGCGTGACGAGTATATGGCCCCGGTGTACGCAAAATCGTTAAGGGAAGACGAAATATCGCTCGACGACGTGCTGGTGCTACCGCACCTACACGCAACCTTAGATCATTTAGATTGGAAACTATGGTTTAGCCAAGCAGAGCTAAAAGGCACCAAAGTTGGCCGCGATACGGTGTTTTTCAGTCTCGATCTGGCGCTAAGTGCCTGCCTTTCAGGGCAAGGCGTAACTGTAACGGATCTACTGCTGGTGCTTCCCGAGTTAAAACGAGGCTTCCTAGCATGCCCAGAAAAAATCATTCTCCAGCATAGCCAATGGAAATACCTGTGCTATCAAGGTAATCAATCTGCAATTATTAGCGAGATATACGATTGGCTAATGGCGCAAACTCGCTCAGAAAGAGACCAGTTGCGCCAACTATGCGATGAAATGAACTGGGATTACTCAAGCGTCTCCTTGTGA
- a CDS encoding MATE family efflux transporter: MQNSLDIDKNESITKTFWRFAIPSIAAMVVNGLYQVVDGMFVGHFIGYQGLAGINLAWPLIGIVAGLGVMVGMGGGSLVSIFRGEENFRASKAALSTSLGLSVLLGLVASLVLHNFGVWVLTAQGAEGNVLTLGSEYVAVFSWGAMFTVAAAALPMLIRNDNSPNFATGLMVVGAVVNIVLDYLFIGVWDLALEGAAIATLISQLIVVVIALWYFFSHKSQTRLSVSQFKLDAKIGARTLGLGASGLLMFFYFGFIAAVHNKLLLIHGSSVHVGAFAVIGYIGVLYYLTAEGLANGMQPLASYFFGARQGQKVSTVLTIALKSVLVLGILMVVFLNLFPESVVGMFSQGDQALLEATVHGMRLHLFALALDGFIFVASVYFMSVNQGGKALAVSAGNMLIQLPFLYVLPNWIGLDGIWLSVPLSNVVLSLIIAPVLWNDIRNKQGLSPQLATN; encoded by the coding sequence ATGCAAAACTCTCTCGACATCGACAAAAATGAATCCATCACCAAGACCTTTTGGCGTTTTGCCATACCGTCCATTGCTGCCATGGTAGTGAATGGTCTCTATCAAGTCGTGGATGGTATGTTTGTTGGTCACTTCATTGGCTATCAAGGTTTGGCTGGGATCAACCTTGCATGGCCTTTGATCGGTATTGTCGCAGGCCTCGGTGTCATGGTGGGTATGGGCGGCGGCAGTCTCGTGTCTATATTCCGTGGTGAAGAAAATTTCAGAGCTTCAAAAGCTGCACTTTCGACCAGCTTAGGTTTGTCGGTTTTGCTCGGGCTGGTGGCATCCTTAGTCCTACATAATTTTGGTGTGTGGGTATTAACCGCTCAAGGCGCTGAAGGCAACGTGCTTACTCTTGGCTCGGAATATGTTGCAGTATTTTCTTGGGGAGCCATGTTTACCGTGGCAGCAGCAGCCCTACCAATGTTGATTCGTAACGACAATAGTCCTAACTTTGCCACTGGCTTAATGGTGGTGGGTGCAGTGGTCAATATTGTGTTGGATTACCTATTTATTGGGGTATGGGACCTTGCGCTTGAAGGCGCCGCTATAGCAACGCTGATTTCTCAGTTGATCGTGGTGGTGATTGCACTTTGGTATTTTTTCTCACACAAATCGCAGACTCGTTTATCTGTCTCTCAGTTCAAGCTCGATGCCAAAATTGGTGCTCGTACTTTGGGTCTAGGTGCGTCAGGCTTATTGATGTTCTTCTACTTTGGCTTTATCGCAGCGGTACATAATAAGCTATTGCTTATTCATGGCTCATCAGTGCACGTTGGGGCGTTTGCGGTGATTGGCTACATTGGGGTGCTTTACTATTTAACCGCAGAAGGTTTGGCAAACGGCATGCAGCCTCTGGCGAGCTACTTTTTTGGTGCAAGGCAGGGCCAAAAAGTCAGTACAGTACTCACCATCGCACTGAAATCGGTCTTGGTTCTGGGCATCTTGATGGTGGTGTTTCTCAACCTGTTCCCTGAATCTGTGGTAGGAATGTTTAGTCAAGGTGACCAAGCTCTGCTGGAAGCAACCGTTCATGGCATGCGCCTTCACTTGTTTGCATTGGCGTTAGATGGCTTTATCTTTGTGGCGTCTGTCTATTTCATGTCAGTGAACCAAGGCGGCAAAGCGTTGGCGGTATCGGCGGGTAATATGCTTATTCAGCTACCTTTCCTATACGTGCTGCCAAACTGGATTGGTCTCGATGGGATTTGGTTAAGTGTGCCTCTATCTAACGTGGTGCTGTCTTTGATTATTGCGCCAGTGCTATGGAATGATATTCGCAATAAACAGGGTTTGTCGCCACAACTGGCGACCAACTGA
- a CDS encoding LysR family transcriptional regulator: MNWTLDQLEAFVTSVKQGSFSAAARKLGKAQSRVSTSIANLEADLGIELFDRSSRLPTLTQAGKEMYGEAESILSQCQRLEARAFSVSAKQEVALTIAMDEAVPIGAFEQFFEQVADRFPLLKLTIINGSQEDIAQWVDEKKADLGILFHVSTLPESLEFASIGQFQHSLIVSKHHDLASTPEPTITQLSRYKQLVICDRMGHSKGQAICANHWFIDSYYYITALVMRNIGWALVPEHLARDDFHRQDIVELSTKHIPHSVLVEMGIVKRADRGEGEVSDWIYQGLVDRFNRQ; encoded by the coding sequence ATGAACTGGACACTCGATCAACTCGAAGCCTTCGTAACTTCAGTCAAACAAGGCTCTTTTTCCGCCGCAGCAAGAAAGCTTGGCAAAGCTCAATCCCGAGTGAGTACATCGATAGCTAACCTTGAAGCCGATCTCGGCATCGAGCTATTTGATCGCTCCTCTCGCCTCCCCACGCTTACCCAAGCAGGTAAGGAGATGTATGGTGAGGCTGAGTCGATATTGAGCCAATGCCAGCGACTCGAAGCGCGCGCTTTTAGCGTCAGTGCTAAGCAAGAAGTTGCCTTGACCATTGCGATGGACGAAGCCGTACCAATTGGTGCTTTTGAACAGTTTTTCGAACAAGTCGCTGATAGGTTTCCATTGCTAAAACTTACCATTATCAATGGCTCGCAAGAAGACATCGCCCAATGGGTGGATGAGAAAAAAGCCGACTTAGGGATCTTGTTCCACGTCAGCACCTTGCCTGAGAGCCTAGAGTTCGCCTCTATCGGCCAGTTTCAGCACTCTTTGATTGTCAGTAAACATCACGACCTAGCCAGTACACCAGAGCCTACTATTACCCAGCTTTCTCGCTACAAACAGCTGGTGATCTGTGATCGTATGGGGCACTCGAAGGGACAAGCAATATGTGCCAACCACTGGTTTATCGACAGTTACTACTACATCACAGCACTGGTGATGAGAAACATCGGTTGGGCATTAGTGCCAGAACACCTCGCCAGAGACGATTTTCATCGCCAAGACATTGTTGAACTTAGCACCAAACATATTCCCCACTCGGTACTGGTTGAAATGGGCATCGTCAAGCGTGCCGATCGGGGGGAAGGTGAAGTGAGTGATTGGATCTATCAAGGTTTGGTAGACCGATTTAATCGTCAATAG
- a CDS encoding NnrS family protein: MLNITDLKVEEKITPLLRLGFRPFFLLGSGYAALSVAIWVYAFQNGQPDMLGVPALWWHVHEMLFGFAMAIVAGFTLTAVQNWTGVNGTKSRRLAWLVGLWLAPRILFWTPAPLWLISSIEAVFLAMLAYEIGWRVYKVKGWRNLFFVPLFILALIANFASYATIKGMPPFTSMAVWQAMLWWFVLLLSVMGNRVIPFFTARRFNFEKPQPLFWLDFVATMPLVLMFVLSFFPLVQAELQQPILLFAGIFQLARFVRWKSWKTLSEPLVWSLHLSYQCLPVALILKGFAGSSYFSHTLWHLIAIGGLGGLILAMISRVTLGHTGRDIYKGPNMAIPFALVLVAAIVRSIAVSYFPQYTMQLIDLTAGLWIVAFAWYVVKFGPMLAKPRTDNRPG; encoded by the coding sequence ATGTTGAATATCACTGATCTCAAAGTCGAAGAAAAAATCACACCGCTACTGCGTTTAGGTTTTCGACCATTTTTCTTACTCGGCAGTGGCTATGCTGCTCTGTCGGTAGCGATTTGGGTTTATGCTTTCCAAAATGGGCAACCAGATATGCTGGGGGTTCCAGCACTGTGGTGGCACGTACACGAAATGCTGTTTGGCTTTGCAATGGCGATAGTGGCAGGCTTTACATTAACAGCAGTACAAAACTGGACTGGCGTTAACGGCACCAAAAGCCGTCGCTTAGCTTGGCTAGTCGGCCTATGGCTTGCACCACGAATCCTATTTTGGACACCTGCACCACTGTGGTTAATCTCCTCAATTGAAGCGGTATTCTTAGCCATGCTCGCATACGAAATAGGTTGGCGAGTCTACAAGGTTAAGGGCTGGCGCAATCTATTCTTCGTACCGCTGTTCATTCTTGCGCTTATAGCAAACTTTGCCAGCTACGCCACCATCAAAGGCATGCCTCCGTTTACCTCCATGGCTGTATGGCAGGCGATGCTGTGGTGGTTTGTGCTGCTGCTTTCCGTCATGGGTAACCGAGTGATCCCATTTTTCACTGCAAGGCGATTTAACTTCGAGAAACCGCAACCCCTGTTTTGGCTCGACTTTGTTGCTACCATGCCGCTGGTGTTGATGTTTGTCCTAAGCTTTTTCCCACTAGTACAAGCTGAACTTCAGCAACCGATTCTATTGTTCGCAGGTATCTTCCAACTCGCCCGCTTTGTGCGTTGGAAGAGCTGGAAAACCCTTAGCGAACCACTGGTATGGTCACTACACCTAAGTTACCAGTGTTTACCTGTCGCCCTTATATTAAAAGGATTTGCTGGCAGCAGTTATTTCTCTCATACCCTTTGGCACCTCATTGCAATCGGCGGTTTAGGCGGGTTAATTCTGGCGATGATTAGCCGCGTAACATTAGGACATACAGGAAGAGACATCTATAAGGGGCCAAACATGGCGATCCCATTTGCCTTAGTTTTGGTAGCAGCAATCGTGCGCAGTATCGCAGTCAGCTATTTTCCGCAGTACACAATGCAACTAATCGACCTAACCGCTGGTCTATGGATAGTAGCGTTTGCGTGGTACGTGGTGAAGTTTGGACCAATGCTAGCCAAGCCTCGCACCGATAACAGGCCGGGTTAG
- a CDS encoding zinc ABC transporter substrate-binding protein, producing the protein MNIRQVSIALLTLLVSPFVMAADILTTVPATHILATQLTQGTPIEVKYLPPARYGVSRLESWFSAKGEEVVEQEAPKATAVITIRSLWPQDPSYAYLRDHNIRLVEVDASQSISSTGSSVAALTLDDGSTSIYAWLNPNNLGRMSKIIADDLIRLWPQHKTVIHSNLQQALTQSRKLIQQQSDWFFEQDMEAVVLLSESLEDFAAGYQLFVVGRQYKAELDWTTQDIEQLKGYLNEDPTVRVVTTRKVSEKLANIVGDKDRIIEVDSLDRMGRFKFKADSPLERWESRLR; encoded by the coding sequence ATGAATATCAGACAGGTTTCTATCGCATTGTTGACCTTGTTAGTCTCTCCATTTGTGATGGCTGCGGACATACTAACGACTGTCCCTGCAACCCATATTTTGGCGACACAGCTTACTCAGGGAACACCCATTGAAGTAAAATACCTTCCGCCAGCTCGCTATGGTGTGAGTCGCTTAGAGTCATGGTTTAGTGCCAAAGGTGAAGAGGTTGTTGAACAAGAAGCACCGAAAGCGACTGCTGTGATAACCATTCGCTCGCTTTGGCCACAAGACCCGTCATATGCTTATCTGCGTGACCACAACATTCGTTTAGTGGAAGTCGATGCGAGCCAATCAATCTCATCGACAGGAAGCAGTGTGGCAGCGCTGACATTGGATGATGGTTCTACCTCTATCTATGCTTGGCTAAATCCAAATAACCTAGGGCGCATGAGCAAAATCATCGCAGATGATCTGATACGTCTGTGGCCGCAACACAAGACGGTTATTCACAGTAACTTACAGCAAGCTCTGACACAAAGCCGCAAGCTCATTCAGCAGCAAAGTGACTGGTTCTTTGAGCAGGATATGGAAGCGGTAGTGTTGTTGTCTGAATCGCTAGAGGATTTTGCCGCAGGTTATCAGCTGTTTGTTGTTGGTCGTCAATACAAAGCTGAGCTCGATTGGACAACTCAGGACATCGAGCAGCTGAAAGGCTACCTAAATGAAGACCCTACTGTAAGAGTCGTGACAACCCGCAAGGTAAGCGAAAAGCTGGCAAATATCGTGGGGGATAAAGATCGAATCATTGAAGTGGATAGTTTAGATCGCATGGGGCGGTTTAAGTTTAAAGCTGATTCGCCATTGGAGCGATGGGAAAGTAGGCTCCGATAG
- a CDS encoding metal ABC transporter permease — protein sequence MEWLRLIAIDAVEAGLLSESFRYAFLVNALVAALMVGPLLGGLGTLVIAKRLAFFSEAVGHAALTGIALGVLLGEPPDNPMLGLFCFCMVFALLLHFVRNRTHVPYDTLVGVFLALALAVGAALLMYVARKVNVHMLENVLFGSILTVTDFDLAILALSCLVILLVLIPTYNRILLACISPDIAKVRGYAVSFFDYLFVLMITLVTIASVKIIGAVLVGALLLIPGATARLVTRSMGQFVVVSAVLATAACLIGTLIPMELKLPIPSGASIIMVSASFFLLATAYRIFRKG from the coding sequence ATGGAATGGTTAAGATTAATTGCCATCGATGCGGTTGAAGCGGGTTTGCTTAGCGAGAGTTTTCGCTATGCCTTCTTGGTCAACGCATTAGTCGCTGCATTGATGGTTGGGCCTCTGCTCGGCGGCTTAGGGACTCTGGTTATTGCAAAGCGTTTGGCGTTTTTCTCTGAAGCGGTCGGTCACGCAGCGCTTACAGGTATTGCACTGGGCGTATTGTTGGGTGAGCCACCTGACAACCCGATGCTAGGGCTATTTTGCTTTTGCATGGTGTTTGCACTATTGCTGCACTTTGTCAGAAACAGAACTCATGTACCTTACGATACCTTGGTAGGCGTTTTTCTTGCCTTAGCACTAGCGGTTGGCGCAGCACTGCTGATGTATGTCGCACGCAAGGTCAATGTGCACATGTTAGAGAACGTTCTATTCGGTTCAATTCTCACCGTAACTGACTTTGACTTGGCGATTTTGGCGCTGAGCTGCTTGGTTATTTTGTTAGTGCTTATCCCAACCTATAACCGAATTTTGCTTGCTTGCATTAGCCCAGATATCGCTAAGGTTCGTGGCTATGCGGTGAGCTTTTTCGACTATTTGTTTGTTTTGATGATCACCTTGGTCACTATTGCCTCGGTGAAAATCATCGGTGCTGTCTTGGTTGGGGCGCTATTGCTTATTCCAGGGGCAACGGCGCGACTGGTGACTCGTTCTATGGGGCAGTTTGTCGTGGTTTCTGCTGTGCTCGCAACCGCCGCCTGTTTGATTGGCACCTTGATACCAATGGAGCTGAAGTTACCTATTCCTTCAGGCGCATCCATCATTATGGTTTCCGCAAGTTTCTTCCTGCTTGCGACAGCTTATCGTATTTTTAGAAAAGGCTAA
- a CDS encoding metal ABC transporter ATP-binding protein, whose product MGPSIQVENLSLSYVNNCVLDNISHQFEGAQCHILMGPNGGGKTSLLRSILGLTPFKGKIGIDWHGNKQSLGYVPQKATFEPSLPLTVEDFVLLNMTRAPLFWRKKSPLIERAKQQLDRVGMASRIKRRMGELSGGEQQRVMFAQALLDNPNLLVLDEPTTGMDEQGVRYLETLMDELVSEGKTLLAVHHDISAVRRLDGRVHVVNRTIVDSGSVQEVLTGDKIEQLFKHHSTHKAVA is encoded by the coding sequence ATGGGGCCGTCAATTCAAGTTGAAAACCTTAGTCTCAGTTACGTTAATAACTGTGTTCTGGACAATATTTCCCATCAGTTTGAAGGTGCACAATGCCATATTTTGATGGGACCAAATGGTGGTGGGAAAACATCACTATTGCGTTCAATCTTGGGGCTAACACCTTTCAAAGGCAAGATTGGTATTGATTGGCATGGCAATAAACAATCTTTAGGTTATGTGCCACAAAAGGCCACATTTGAGCCAAGTTTACCGCTCACGGTTGAAGATTTTGTTTTGCTCAACATGACACGTGCCCCACTGTTTTGGCGCAAGAAAAGCCCGCTTATCGAACGAGCTAAACAGCAGCTTGACCGAGTAGGTATGGCATCAAGAATCAAGCGCCGTATGGGCGAACTTTCTGGTGGTGAGCAGCAGAGAGTTATGTTTGCTCAAGCACTTTTGGATAACCCAAATTTGTTAGTACTGGATGAGCCGACCACTGGCATGGATGAGCAGGGGGTCCGTTACTTGGAAACTCTAATGGATGAGTTGGTATCGGAAGGGAAAACCTTGCTTGCCGTTCACCATGACATCAGTGCGGTTAGACGTCTTGATGGGCGAGTTCATGTGGTGAATCGCACCATTGTTGACTCAGGCAGCGTTCAAGAGGTACTGACTGGCGACAAGATAGAACAGCTATTTAAACACCACTCAACGCATAAGGCGGTTGCATAA
- a CDS encoding zinc ABC transporter substrate-binding protein, which yields MLFSSLAVSAEKLTVGITLHPYYSYVKAVVGDKMSVIPLLDAGFNAHNYLPQPNDLMRLNQMDAIVVNGIGHDEFALEVINAAQKKDLVVIEANKDVPLLPAMGQSVGSDAVNPHTFVGLSTTIQKVYTIAAELGKIDPENAKLYRSNARKYAKTFRRMKHEAMNKLVDLDTAGMRVATTHNAYGYLLQEFGVEVAAVIEPAHGVEPSASQLQETIEKIKHSGIDILFYELDMPNRFVDTIEEATGVQLYRFSHMTHGDYTADKVEVETKHNLDTLVEAIQFAAAKES from the coding sequence ATGCTTTTTTCTTCCCTAGCAGTGAGCGCTGAAAAGCTGACTGTGGGTATCACTCTTCACCCTTACTATAGTTACGTTAAAGCGGTCGTCGGCGACAAGATGTCAGTGATCCCGTTACTCGATGCCGGTTTTAACGCCCACAACTATTTGCCTCAGCCAAATGACTTAATGCGCCTTAACCAGATGGATGCCATTGTGGTGAATGGTATTGGACATGATGAATTTGCCCTTGAGGTTATTAATGCCGCTCAGAAAAAAGATCTGGTTGTGATTGAAGCCAACAAAGATGTGCCACTGCTGCCTGCAATGGGACAATCTGTCGGCAGTGATGCGGTGAATCCGCACACCTTCGTAGGGTTATCTACCACAATTCAAAAGGTTTACACCATTGCCGCAGAGTTAGGCAAAATCGACCCAGAAAATGCCAAACTTTACCGCTCAAATGCTCGCAAATACGCAAAGACCTTCCGTCGTATGAAACACGAAGCGATGAATAAACTGGTGGACCTTGATACCGCAGGTATGCGAGTTGCGACTACGCATAATGCTTATGGTTATCTGTTACAAGAGTTCGGTGTGGAAGTTGCCGCAGTGATTGAACCAGCGCATGGTGTTGAACCAAGTGCGAGCCAACTGCAAGAGACCATCGAAAAAATCAAACACTCAGGTATCGATATCCTGTTCTACGAGCTGGATATGCCAAATCGGTTTGTGGATACCATTGAAGAAGCAACTGGTGTGCAGCTCTACCGTTTCTCACATATGACTCATGGTGACTACACTGCGGACAAAGTTGAAGTGGAGACAAAACACAACCTAGATACCTTGGTTGAAGCGATTCAGTTTGCGGCAGCTAAGGAGTCTTAA
- a CDS encoding DUF6162 family protein — protein MSVQWVKPDDGAREGRWVAIAIVSLLTVTAVLLPFHQKAQKISVDSQHQVSVQMLSEVTRALVADLKLAHEEIRDIYSDGSYQDDHGWPTPEALAQEWLAPFTQDKSWQHYGEHQWSLIESGFYLGKAGLEGQAPDILLNANGEVSIIWIATQTNMLPSRDDLTAHGLENLAWKQVVFTSTHN, from the coding sequence ATGAGCGTTCAATGGGTAAAGCCTGATGATGGTGCCCGTGAAGGGCGTTGGGTCGCCATCGCAATCGTAAGTTTACTAACGGTCACAGCAGTGCTTCTACCATTTCATCAAAAAGCGCAAAAGATAAGTGTTGATAGCCAGCATCAAGTGAGTGTGCAGATGTTGTCAGAAGTTACTCGGGCATTGGTTGCTGATTTGAAGCTTGCCCATGAGGAAATTCGAGATATCTACAGTGACGGATCCTATCAAGATGATCATGGCTGGCCCACTCCCGAAGCATTGGCGCAAGAGTGGTTAGCCCCGTTTACTCAAGATAAGAGTTGGCAGCACTATGGAGAGCATCAGTGGTCTCTGATTGAATCAGGGTTCTATTTGGGGAAGGCTGGTCTTGAAGGTCAAGCCCCGGATATCTTACTTAATGCTAATGGCGAGGTAAGCATAATATGGATTGCCACGCAGACCAATATGCTACCTAGCCGTGATGACCTAACCGCACATGGATTAGAGAATCTTGCTTGGAAACAAGTGGTATTCACCAGCACTCACAATTAG